One window from the genome of Armatimonadota bacterium encodes:
- a CDS encoding MBL fold metallo-hydrolase gives MRIIPLALPTPYPVGPVNAYLLPGPPVTLVDCGPKTPEALTALRDGLERAGSCLERVGVRLEEIERLVITHGHIDHFGLAATIAGESGAEVCAHRADLPKLTGDRAFVEPMRALISEAGFPSGVAEALLDVLRRYRGQLDPITPACLLDDGTLVPLADGTLEVLHTPGHAQGHICLWNGLWDGGALISGDLLLEEISPNPLVEFDGNGQRIRTLPSLLRSLRRIAALEPAITYPGHGDPIPEPARRVRELLLHHEARKDRLGQMLAGRAWTLRELAAAWFPDLSPANLILGLSEVLGHLDLIEEAGHLAIEQRDGILHYALEPSPRAST, from the coding sequence ATGCGTATCATACCCCTGGCCCTGCCCACCCCCTACCCGGTCGGTCCGGTCAACGCCTACCTGCTGCCCGGCCCGCCGGTGACGCTGGTGGACTGCGGACCCAAGACCCCTGAGGCGCTGACTGCCCTGCGGGATGGCCTGGAGCGGGCCGGGTCATGCCTGGAGCGGGTCGGTGTGCGGCTTGAGGAGATCGAGCGTCTGGTGATCACCCACGGACACATAGATCATTTTGGGCTGGCTGCCACCATAGCCGGCGAGAGCGGCGCCGAGGTTTGTGCCCACAGGGCCGACCTCCCCAAGTTGACCGGGGATCGCGCGTTCGTGGAGCCGATGCGGGCACTGATCAGCGAAGCCGGGTTCCCATCCGGCGTGGCCGAGGCCCTGCTGGATGTCTTGCGGAGGTACCGCGGCCAGCTCGATCCCATCACGCCGGCGTGCCTGCTCGACGATGGCACTCTGGTTCCCCTGGCAGACGGCACGCTGGAGGTCTTGCACACCCCGGGCCACGCGCAGGGGCACATCTGCCTTTGGAACGGCCTTTGGGACGGCGGCGCGCTGATCTCGGGCGATCTGCTGCTCGAGGAGATAAGCCCGAACCCCCTGGTGGAGTTCGACGGCAATGGGCAGCGGATCCGGACCCTTCCATCGCTGCTCCGCTCGCTGCGGCGCATCGCAGCGCTGGAGCCCGCGATCACGTACCCGGGGCACGGCGATCCGATCCCAGAGCCCGCGCGGCGGGTCCGCGAGCTACTGCTCCACCACGAGGCACGCAAGGACCGCCTGGGGCAGATGCTCGCCGGACGCGCGTGGACGCTCCGCGAGCTTGCCGCCGCCTGGTTTCCAGATCTTAGCCCGGCCAACCTGATCCTTGGGCTGTCCGAGGTGCTGGGCCACCTGGACCTGATCGAAGAAGCGGGCCATCTGGCGATCGAGCAACGTGACGGTATCCTGCACTACGCGTTGGAGCCGTCTCCCCGTGCCTCAACGTAG
- a CDS encoding pyrroline-5-carboxylate reductase encodes MDAAIGFIGAGNMAEALISGLRSAGMDGAQILATNRSRRERLDHLSASWGIRVTPDKAEVCGSARVLVLAVKPGDLAQAAQGLRPHLVPEHLVISVLAGVRCSSVEHHLGGASVIRAMPNLPAAVMASATALAYGQGVADEHRVAAVSLFNRLGKTVEVREEALDAVTAIAGSGPAYVYLFMEALIEAGAQAGLSPTVARDLALQTVYGAAKLVRETGGDPGDLRRRVTSPNGTTMAGLAALEEGGFAAAIGKAVRSATQRATALGR; translated from the coding sequence ATGGACGCCGCGATCGGGTTCATCGGCGCGGGCAATATGGCGGAGGCGCTGATCAGCGGTCTGCGCAGCGCCGGGATGGACGGCGCGCAGATCCTGGCGACCAACCGCAGCCGCCGGGAGCGCCTCGACCACCTGAGCGCCTCCTGGGGAATACGGGTCACGCCCGATAAGGCAGAGGTCTGCGGATCGGCGCGGGTGCTGGTCCTTGCCGTCAAACCCGGGGATCTGGCACAGGCGGCGCAGGGGCTGCGGCCCCACCTCGTTCCGGAGCACCTGGTCATCTCTGTGCTGGCTGGAGTGCGCTGCTCCTCGGTTGAGCATCACCTGGGCGGGGCGTCTGTGATCCGCGCCATGCCCAACCTGCCGGCGGCGGTCATGGCCTCTGCGACCGCGCTCGCCTACGGCCAGGGGGTGGCCGATGAGCACCGGGTGGCAGCGGTGTCCCTGTTCAACCGGTTGGGCAAGACCGTCGAGGTGCGCGAAGAGGCCCTCGACGCGGTCACTGCGATCGCAGGCAGCGGCCCGGCCTATGTCTACCTGTTCATGGAAGCGTTGATTGAGGCAGGCGCCCAGGCCGGCCTGTCGCCCACGGTGGCAAGGGACCTGGCGCTACAGACCGTCTACGGCGCCGCCAAGCTCGTGAGGGAGACCGGCGGCGACCCGGGCGATCTCCGGCGCCGCGTGACGTCGCCGAACGGCACCACCATGGCGGGATTGGCCGCCTTGGAGGAGGGCGGGTTCGCGGCCGCCATAGGGAAGGCGGTGCGCAGCGCAACCCAACGCGCAACTGCGCTTGGCAGGTAG
- a CDS encoding extracellular solute-binding protein → MSAAGLVFLPARTFAQSQQVAVITSFPKELFDAYKAAFEKANPGWTVAVVPKPTSAAITHVRERAARPDVDVFWASAVDAFFFLKANNLIERYVPPAEFRRGVPDKVAGFPINDPDGFFHGFAVSGYGIMWNKTYLARNRLPAPKEWDDLIKPVYFGHLVITAPSRSGTTHLTVETILQGYGWQKGWELLIQMGGSMGAITERSFGVPEAVIAGHYGIGVVIDFFGLSAIASGQPIDFVYPSLTSVVPANVAMIKGAPNPEGARRFINFLLSDEGQRLLFKPDIARLPVRTTLYAEAPKGIPNPFKMQAGVQFDADLSAGRYNVTNRMYDQVITFRHADLRKAWEAIYRAERAVEAARSAGRDVVEAERLLIQARASARYVHVSEKMAAEVSGGMDRDAAYRSAKEREWGEVARTSYARALALANQAEDLARRR, encoded by the coding sequence ATGTCCGCCGCCGGGCTCGTTTTCCTCCCGGCACGGACCTTTGCCCAGTCCCAGCAGGTGGCGGTAATCACTTCGTTCCCAAAGGAGTTGTTTGACGCCTACAAGGCCGCGTTCGAGAAGGCCAACCCCGGGTGGACCGTGGCCGTTGTTCCCAAGCCCACGTCGGCGGCCATCACGCATGTGCGCGAGCGGGCGGCGCGGCCTGACGTGGACGTCTTCTGGGCCAGCGCCGTGGACGCGTTCTTCTTCTTGAAGGCCAACAACCTCATCGAGCGGTACGTGCCGCCGGCCGAGTTCCGGCGCGGCGTTCCCGACAAGGTGGCCGGGTTCCCGATCAACGATCCCGACGGGTTCTTCCACGGGTTCGCTGTGAGCGGCTACGGCATCATGTGGAACAAGACCTACCTGGCGCGCAACCGCCTGCCCGCGCCCAAAGAATGGGACGATCTCATCAAGCCCGTCTACTTCGGCCACCTGGTCATCACCGCCCCCAGCCGCAGCGGCACCACCCACCTGACCGTCGAGACGATCCTGCAGGGGTACGGCTGGCAAAAGGGCTGGGAGCTGCTCATCCAGATGGGGGGCAGCATGGGCGCGATCACCGAGCGCTCCTTTGGGGTACCCGAGGCCGTGATCGCCGGGCACTACGGCATCGGCGTCGTTATTGACTTCTTCGGGCTCTCGGCAATCGCATCAGGGCAGCCGATAGACTTCGTCTATCCCTCCCTGACGTCGGTGGTGCCGGCCAACGTCGCAATGATCAAGGGCGCGCCGAACCCCGAGGGCGCCCGCCGGTTCATAAACTTCCTGCTGAGCGACGAAGGCCAGCGCCTGCTCTTCAAGCCCGATATCGCGCGGCTGCCGGTGCGGACCACGCTCTACGCCGAGGCGCCCAAGGGGATTCCCAACCCGTTCAAGATGCAGGCCGGCGTGCAGTTCGATGCCGACCTGTCGGCGGGCCGCTACAACGTCACCAACCGGATGTACGACCAGGTCATCACGTTCCGCCACGCCGATCTAAGGAAGGCCTGGGAGGCGATCTACCGCGCGGAGCGCGCGGTGGAAGCCGCCAGGTCGGCCGGCCGCGACGTGGTGGAGGCCGAGCGGCTGCTGATCCAGGCCCGGGCATCGGCGCGCTACGTGCACGTGAGCGAGAAGATGGCGGCGGAGGTCAGCGGCGGCATGGACCGCGACGCCGCCTACCGAAGCGCCAAGGAGCGCGAGTGGGGCGAGGTGGCGCGGACCTCCTATGCACGAGCCCTGGCGCTCGCGAACCAGGCCGAGGATCTGGCGCGGAGGCGCTAA
- a CDS encoding SDR family oxidoreductase: MNTLLDGLFSLRDQAALVTGGSRGIGLEIARALGGAGARVAIVARRAEWLAPAEKALREAGVTCAAFSADVSDAEQVARTVAAAKSAVGDLSILVNAAGRTWGAPAETMPLERWREVIEANATGAFLMCQAVGRGMIALGYGRILNVASVAALAGSPPEILAASGYAASKGALVALTRALAVEWARHGVTVNAIAPGFIPTRMAEAVIERAGQALLDRIPIGRIGRAEDLLGAVLCLVSPSGGYITGQVLAVDGGMMAA, translated from the coding sequence ATGAACACCCTGCTCGATGGGCTCTTCAGCCTGCGGGATCAGGCCGCGCTCGTCACGGGCGGCTCCCGCGGCATCGGCCTTGAGATCGCGCGGGCGCTCGGAGGGGCCGGCGCCCGGGTGGCCATCGTCGCGCGCCGGGCAGAGTGGCTGGCGCCCGCGGAGAAGGCCCTGCGCGAAGCCGGCGTGACCTGCGCCGCGTTCTCCGCGGACGTTTCCGACGCGGAGCAGGTCGCCCGAACCGTCGCGGCGGCCAAATCCGCGGTGGGCGATCTCTCGATACTCGTGAACGCCGCCGGCCGCACCTGGGGCGCACCGGCCGAGACGATGCCGCTGGAGCGCTGGCGCGAGGTGATCGAGGCCAACGCCACCGGCGCCTTCCTGATGTGCCAGGCGGTAGGCCGGGGCATGATAGCCCTGGGATACGGCCGCATCCTCAACGTGGCCTCGGTGGCCGCTCTGGCGGGTTCGCCGCCGGAGATTCTCGCGGCATCCGGATACGCGGCGAGCAAGGGCGCGCTGGTCGCCCTGACCCGAGCGCTGGCCGTGGAGTGGGCCCGGCACGGGGTGACGGTCAACGCGATCGCGCCTGGCTTCATACCGACCCGGATGGCCGAGGCCGTCATCGAACGGGCGGGCCAGGCGCTGCTCGACAGGATCCCCATAGGCAGAATCGGAAGGGCCGAAGACCTGCTCGGTGCGGTCCTCTGCCTGGTGTCGCCATCTGGCGGATACATCACGGGCCAGGTGCTGGCGGTGGACGGCGGGATGATGGCCGCGTAG